CCTCAACTCAGCCAAGTTTAAAACAAATACACTGTTTCTGGAtgataaacacaacaaaaattaCTTTAAGTGCAAGTGTTAGTGTCAGTTTTAGAGACAAATGCTTTAGAAGCCCAACTATTCATATTGTGTGGCATAACCATTTACATCCTGTCATACTTAAAGAGCAACTTTGGATAAGTGAATTGTATCCAGACCACTGTGTAAGTTATCTTTGTGTCCTACTCAGGGGAGCCCCGTGATCGATGGTCACAACATTGCTCTCCCCCTTTGTTCAGAGCTGAATGAATTCATTTACTCTaggatctttttatttttatttttttatgaattatCTAACATTGAAGCAGTTAAGCATCTGGGATGATATAAAACTAGCATAATAGTAGGAAGGAGTGGCAAATCAAAGAGAGAAACAATTAACATGGCAGCAAATCTCGTGTAAATCTACACCAACAGTAGTTCAATGACTATTATCGGTCTAATGCTTAAAATTTACTGCCAGGAAAGGGACAGGCGAAATACACAAATCTTGTGCAATACCAAATGCAGGGAAAACAAAGTTATTCATGAGACTAATGCATTGTGTCTTTGTTGGAAGGGGATCTTAATACCACCACAGATATATGACTGAACAATGGGGAGAGTTTTGCAATGGCATTTAAGGTTGACCTGCAAAGCAAAATCCACACAGTTAACAATAAACCTGATGTAAAGCGTGCTCTTGTTGGGATACTAAATCATCACTTAATCTTATCCTCAAAGGAAAACTGAATTGTTTTTACACACTTGTCTGCCGAGGCTTCTTATCAGGTAGTGAAAGGACAAAGGGGAAAAGTATGCCCTTGGCTGCAGGGAGGACACTCAAATCCGCCTCTGTGAAAGCTGGAGAGATCTCATCAGCCTCGAACCTCATGGTGAACTGTCGGCTGACGCAGTAGACTGTGCCATTCATGGCAACACACTGGAAGGCAGGGCAGTGTAGAAGTCGCCTGGAGCTGCACTCGTACCATAATCGCGCCACTGTGTGGTACCGGTACACGCTGACGCCCAGCAGTGGGTTCACATCAAACCGATACAGAAATCTCCCCACGCCCACCATATCTGCAGTTCTGTCATTGCTGCCCACCATGAGACTTGCCCTCCAGGTGTTGGATTTGGGGTTGTAGCGCAGTAGTATGTATCTAAGGGTGCCCCCAGAAACAAAGAGCTCTCCGCTGCACACCGTGGCCTGATGCGCCACAGCGAATGTATCGTTAGGCAGCGGAGCCACGAAAGTCCATCTGTCCAGCCGAGGGTCGTAGCGCTCCACCGAAGAGAGACATTCCCCTCCGATGGCATAGACGTAGCCCTCCAGTGCTGCCAGTTTGCAGCGGGGCCTGGCTTCATTCATAGGACTGATCTCTTTCCAAATGGATGTCAAAGGATTGTAGCAAAACACACGCTTTGAAGGTGTCATTTCTCTGTCCGTGCCTTGGCAGCCCACTGCCACGAATAAGTAGTTATCCATCGTGCACATGGCACAGGCTTTAGAGATGACCTCCTGTGGGATCAGGCAGAGAGGATGCCAGGCGTCTTTGTAGTCATCATAATAGTACATTGCACTGGACATCCTCCTCTGTTCCACTGTCAGCCCGTGGCCCTCCGTGCTCCTCAACCAGTCTTGAGGATCCATGTCTGCAACCATGACAAACTTCCTCCCCCTCATTCGCCACCTCTGGATTTGCTCCCGCTCACCTGCCATCAGACGTCCGTAAAGTTTAGGGTCCCTGAGCACCTGCAGATAGTTGTCGGACATGACCCTCAGGGATGCTTGCTGCAAAGACAAATTGCCATTTTTCTTGGTCAGATAAAATGTCTCTAGACAGTTACCCAAATCCAGTTTACTCTTCAACTTTTCCATATCTGTGTCAAAAAATGGAGCCCCTGCTACTGTTTCAACATCACACTTATCCTTCACTTTGTGTCCTTCGCTATCTCTAGAGGTTTGAAGAGAGAGAGTCTCACTGCTGGTTGAAGCCAGAGAGTGTGTCATTGGAGATGGGATCCTTGAAGCTTGAAAGGCGAGGGAAAACTCTGAATCCTCTGTTGCCGACAGATAGCTCTCCTTTCGTAGGAGTGCAGGCCGAGCAACTTGACCCATCCTGAGATTTCTTTCCGAGGAGACATCATCATCTGGGTTTTGTTGAGGATCCAGATCACTTATAATGATCGGGCTTACCGAGGAAGGGGACTGTGTGAACCTGCTGCCATGATTCCCAAACTCCACCTGCTTTGACTCAGGGCTCCTGTCATACTGACCCAACAAAGTGTTTGAATCAGTAACTGAGTGAGAGGAAGACTCAACGTAGTAATCATAGATCTTTCCGTGCACAACCTGGTCTCCTGAGCCTTCCAGCACCACTTTA
This genomic window from Cololabis saira isolate AMF1-May2022 chromosome 8, fColSai1.1, whole genome shotgun sequence contains:
- the klhdc7a gene encoding kelch domain-containing protein 7A, with translation MPIADLLGGQFDMQLLLRLSVTVAAVLLVSWAYRFYNSRDVRKIQPGGKDNTKPQYDACQSCKKTLHHRSQPEYDKDDGSKQIGPSYADLPPDSTMGIPEALLHGVEKSEEAFSMPKIGQDKCRKEEKLTDLNQPLDDISNISFDSALNLQDPKENGLANIMGRHSPCFLQKLEGSVGVGRELRQDLEHQGVYSCFLSKAKIKVEDAKVVLEGSGDQVVHGKIYDYYVESSSHSVTDSNTLLGQYDRSPESKQVEFGNHGSRFTQSPSSVSPIIISDLDPQQNPDDDVSSERNLRMGQVARPALLRKESYLSATEDSEFSLAFQASRIPSPMTHSLASTSSETLSLQTSRDSEGHKVKDKCDVETVAGAPFFDTDMEKLKSKLDLGNCLETFYLTKKNGNLSLQQASLRVMSDNYLQVLRDPKLYGRLMAGEREQIQRWRMRGRKFVMVADMDPQDWLRSTEGHGLTVEQRRMSSAMYYYDDYKDAWHPLCLIPQEVISKACAMCTMDNYLFVAVGCQGTDREMTPSKRVFCYNPLTSIWKEISPMNEARPRCKLAALEGYVYAIGGECLSSVERYDPRLDRWTFVAPLPNDTFAVAHQATVCSGELFVSGGTLRYILLRYNPKSNTWRASLMVGSNDRTADMVGVGRFLYRFDVNPLLGVSVYRYHTVARLWYECSSRRLLHCPAFQCVAMNGTVYCVSRQFTMRFEADEISPAFTEADLSVLPAAKGILFPFVLSLPDKKPRQTSV